The Belonocnema kinseyi isolate 2016_QV_RU_SX_M_011 chromosome 10, B_treatae_v1, whole genome shotgun sequence genome has a window encoding:
- the LOC117181103 gene encoding homeotic protein proboscipedia-like, which translates to MRGKQQPLHQEESHQQPHLSGPELGLLEGLIVEKELGSVKTRSPTPVLANDGGGGFWLAPVAAGAGAGAVLPPHGAHPVMDPTCGTAETGFINSQPSMAEFMTALPQLSGDGALQHSPGAGGPMSPGTHHPGYHTMIDPHGVADPSGVNVPEYPWMKEKKTTRKNNQQGKGTEDIAFEDRKSSS; encoded by the coding sequence ATGCGAGGAAAGCAGCAGCCACTTCATCAGGAAGAGAGCCATCAGCAGCCACACTTGAGTGGTCCAGAGTTGGGCCTACTTGAGGGCCTGATTGTTGAGAAGGAGTTAGGATCCGTGAAAACGAGGTCCCCGACACCCGTCCTGGCGAACGACGGAGGGGGTGGCTTCTGGCTGGCTCCGGTGGCCGCGGGGGCCGGGGCTGGTGCCGTTTTGCCCCCGCACGGGGCCCATCCCGTGATGGACCCAACCTGCGGCACCGCGGAGACCGGCTTCATCAACAGTCAACCCTCCATGGCCGAATTTATGACCGCTTTGCCCCAACTTTCGGGCGACGGAGCCCTTCAGCACTCGCCTGGAGCTGGGGGCCCCATGAGCCCGGGAACCCATCATCCTGGGTACCATACCATGATAGACCCCCACGGGGTCGCGGACCCTTCGGGAGTCAACGTACCGGAATACCCTTGGATGAAGGAGAAGAAGACTACGAGAAAGAACAATCAGCAAGGTAAGGGAACTGAAGACATTGCTTTTGAAGATAGGAAATCTAGTTCTTGA